The Xenopus tropicalis strain Nigerian chromosome 7, UCB_Xtro_10.0, whole genome shotgun sequence genome includes a region encoding these proteins:
- the LOC116412248 gene encoding DBF4-type zinc finger-containing protein 2 homolog, with protein sequence MRCPEAQCPILNVRCPEAQSSILNVRCPEAQCPILNVRCPEAQCPILNVRCPEAQCPILNVRCPEAQCPILNVRCPEAQCPILNVRCPEAQSSILNVRCPEAQCPILNVRCPEAQCPILNVRCPEAQSSILNVRCPEAQSSTQEGSRGTVFHPKCEVSRGTVFDPKCEVSRGTVSHPKCEVSRGTMSHPKCEVSRGTVSHPKYEVSRGTVSHPKCEVSRGTEFHPKCEVSRGTEFHPRGVQRHCVPS encoded by the coding sequence ATGAGGTGTCCAGAGGCACAGTGTCCCATCCTAAATGTGAGGTGTCCAGAGGCACAGAGTTCCATCCTGAATGTGAGGTGTCCAGAGGCACAGTGTCCCATCCTAAATGTGAGGTGTCCAGAGGCACAGTGTCCCATCCTGAATGTGAGGTGTCCAGAGGCACAGTGTCCCATCCTAAATGTGAGGTGTCCAGAGGCACAGTGTCCCATCCTGAATGTGAGGTGTCCAGAGGCACAGTGTCCCATCCTGAATGTGAGGTGTCCAGAGGCACAGAGTTCCATCCTGAATGTGAGGTGTCCAGAGGCACAGTGTCCCATCCTAAATGTGAGGTGTCCAGAGGCACAGTGTCCCATCCTGAATGTGAGGTGTCCAGAGGCACAGAGTTCCATCCTAAATGTGAGGTGTCCAGAGGCACAGAGTTCCACCCAAGAGGGGTCCAGAGGCACTGTGTTCCATCCTAAATGTGAAGTGTCCAGAGGCACCGTGTTCGATCCTAAATGTGAGGTGTCCAGAGGCACAGTGTCCCATCCTAAATGTGAGGTGTCCAGAGGAACCATGTCCCATCCTAAATGTGAGGTGTCCAGAGGTACCGTGTCCCATCCTAAATATGAGGTGTCCAGAGGCACAGTGTCCCATCCTAAATGTGAGGTGTCCAGAGGCACAGAGTTCCATCCTAAATGTGAGGTGTCCAGAGGCACAGAGTTCCACCCAAGAGGGGTCCAGAGGCACTGTGTTCCATCCTAA